A part of Legionella sainthelensi genomic DNA contains:
- a CDS encoding conjugal transfer protein TrbF has product MKKSITNNPYLNARRAWNVHTAGLMKSLQVWQLVGLGSLLIALAAVGGLIAIGSQSKFIPLVFQQDANGNTLSVTRADKVGEASIDDYRAAAAHFIENVRMVSLDTELQKKAVFQVYSYLNSNDAALAKIQEFYSDKQQSNPFERAAFEIVSIDIRSVLQESDETWQVDWIETVRNRDGSLKEKPRMMKAMITMYQENEINDATSESILKNPHLIYVRDFNWSYELKHGEQQ; this is encoded by the coding sequence ATGAAAAAAAGTATAACGAATAACCCCTACCTCAACGCCAGACGCGCCTGGAATGTTCATACCGCAGGACTTATGAAATCACTACAAGTTTGGCAATTGGTAGGCTTAGGTAGCTTGTTAATTGCATTAGCGGCAGTCGGTGGACTCATCGCGATAGGTAGTCAATCCAAATTTATCCCTTTGGTGTTTCAACAAGATGCCAATGGTAATACCTTATCGGTTACCCGTGCTGATAAGGTTGGTGAGGCAAGCATTGATGATTATCGTGCTGCAGCTGCCCATTTTATTGAAAACGTTCGCATGGTAAGCCTTGATACGGAACTGCAAAAGAAAGCAGTTTTTCAGGTGTATTCCTATTTAAATTCCAATGATGCGGCTTTGGCTAAGATTCAAGAGTTCTACAGCGACAAACAGCAATCTAATCCCTTTGAAAGAGCTGCCTTTGAGATTGTAAGCATAGACATTCGCTCAGTACTTCAAGAGTCGGATGAGACTTGGCAAGTCGACTGGATTGAAACGGTGAGGAATCGTGATGGATCACTTAAAGAAAAGCCTCGCATGATGAAAGCGATGATTACGATGTATCAGGAGAATGAAATCAATGATGCCACCAGTGAGTCCATTTTGAAAAATCCCCATCTGATTTATGTGCGTGATTTTAACTGGTCCTACGAATTAAAGCATGGAGAACAGCAATGA
- the trbG gene encoding P-type conjugative transfer protein TrbG, translating to MKRIIQLFCLLTPLTSFALDNTILAEHYFSDTVPKLSSQEKQGLDIAERTQQGEKTSIPFASADGSVSFIYGSGQIRVVCAPLQVCDIALQPGEQFNDMNVGDPRFVVEPSLTGSGTMQQIHLLIKPKDVGLDSSLVVTTDRRTYHFRLKSDRTEFMPYISFTYPDEAKAKWQLLQRIQAERRKVDTLPETNEYLGDLNFNYRIQGNARFKPVRVYNNGVKTIIEMPRTMAQSEAPALLVLRGRGLFKKSESVMVNYRLQGCRYIVDGVFDKAILVIGSGSSQEKITITRC from the coding sequence ATGAAAAGAATAATACAGCTATTTTGTTTATTAACACCACTCACAAGTTTTGCATTGGACAACACTATTCTGGCCGAGCATTATTTTTCGGATACTGTACCCAAGCTATCGAGTCAGGAAAAACAAGGTTTAGATATTGCAGAGCGTACACAACAAGGAGAAAAAACAAGTATACCCTTTGCTTCTGCTGATGGCTCAGTCAGTTTTATTTATGGATCAGGGCAAATCAGGGTAGTTTGTGCCCCTTTGCAAGTGTGTGATATTGCCCTTCAACCAGGTGAGCAGTTTAACGACATGAACGTCGGTGACCCACGCTTTGTTGTTGAACCATCTCTCACAGGATCTGGGACTATGCAACAAATCCATCTGCTCATAAAACCTAAAGATGTAGGGCTTGATTCCTCTTTGGTAGTCACCACAGACAGAAGAACGTATCACTTTAGATTAAAGTCAGATAGAACCGAATTTATGCCTTACATTTCATTTACTTATCCTGATGAAGCAAAAGCCAAATGGCAGTTACTACAACGCATTCAGGCTGAAAGAAGAAAAGTAGATACCTTACCAGAAACCAATGAATATCTAGGCGATCTTAACTTCAATTATCGAATTCAAGGAAATGCCCGATTTAAGCCAGTTAGAGTTTATAACAATGGCGTCAAAACGATTATTGAGATGCCAAGAACCATGGCTCAAAGTGAAGCGCCTGCGCTGCTAGTTTTAAGAGGTCGAGGTCTATTTAAAAAATCAGAGTCTGTGATGGTTAATTATCGCCTTCAGGGTTGTCGTTATATCGTGGATGGGGTTTTTGATAAAGCCATATTGGTTATCGGTAGCGGTTCCTCTCAAGAAAAAATTACGATTACAAGGTGCTGA
- a CDS encoding conjugal transfer protein TrbH, whose product MKELSVLLLAVLLSSCASMRYGNFTQMPQGKDAYLAADAATQLTRVYPPAQNTFCIGQRVTDGFGLSLIQNLRKKGYGINENQCPKNKANFFYVLDELKPQSYRVSLFVGIQTLSRLYEKNHENIFPVSAWTHKE is encoded by the coding sequence ATGAAAGAATTAAGTGTTTTATTGCTCGCAGTCTTGTTATCAAGCTGTGCCAGCATGCGTTATGGCAATTTCACCCAAATGCCTCAGGGCAAAGATGCTTATCTGGCAGCAGATGCAGCTACTCAATTAACGCGAGTATATCCACCTGCTCAAAATACATTTTGTATTGGTCAAAGAGTAACAGATGGCTTTGGCTTAAGTCTTATTCAAAACTTGAGAAAAAAGGGTTATGGCATCAATGAAAATCAATGCCCTAAGAATAAAGCTAATTTTTTCTACGTGCTTGATGAGCTTAAACCTCAAAGTTACAGAGTGAGCTTATTTGTAGGAATACAAACCTTGAGCCGTCTGTATGAAAAAAACCATGAAAATATCTTTCCTGTCAGCGCATGGACTCATAAGGAGTGA
- a CDS encoding TrbI/VirB10 family protein: MNQNNDYLSPDNSPQKLQTTGVKRVNNVPLMIAIGILTLFVVLIALVANKRANAQNQPSEIVKVKNPKKNTMSLANDVVGNHKTAVIPSQSDTIANNETGPLLIPEQLPHQEDTLTQEVSEAEIERIRQEKTQEFEEAVKAKSSVMVDNPRLNNRDTTKTSMNSNEMTLNIDPSSAFKEQLALLQGRQAKPMPQTLGGEENEMRWHLNSTLQNPNSRYELRAGSVIPGVMISGISSELPGQIIAQVSQNVYDTATGKYLLIPQGTKILGLYSSDVPLGQSSVLVAWQRLVFPDSKALDIGSMPGADSAGYGGFRDQVDHHYARIYGSALLMSGIIAGITYSQNTNQSNQLGYAQPTAGSVMSQALGQQLGEVTSQLVSKNLNVSPTINVRPGYRFNIIVVKDLTFKQPYKQFAYQ, encoded by the coding sequence ATGAATCAAAATAATGATTATTTGTCACCAGACAATTCACCGCAAAAGCTTCAAACCACAGGTGTAAAACGAGTAAATAATGTGCCACTCATGATTGCAATTGGTATTTTAACTCTTTTTGTGGTGCTCATCGCTTTAGTTGCCAATAAACGGGCTAATGCGCAAAACCAGCCATCAGAAATAGTAAAGGTAAAGAATCCTAAGAAAAATACCATGAGCCTTGCCAATGATGTGGTAGGAAATCATAAAACAGCAGTGATTCCTTCCCAGAGTGACACGATAGCTAATAATGAAACAGGTCCTTTGCTCATTCCTGAACAACTTCCTCATCAAGAAGATACTCTGACACAAGAGGTATCTGAAGCTGAAATCGAGCGTATTCGTCAGGAAAAAACTCAAGAATTTGAAGAGGCTGTCAAAGCTAAGTCATCCGTAATGGTAGATAACCCACGATTGAATAATCGCGACACTACTAAAACTTCCATGAATAGCAATGAGATGACATTAAACATCGACCCTTCATCAGCATTTAAAGAGCAGCTCGCATTATTACAAGGAAGACAGGCCAAACCTATGCCACAAACATTAGGTGGTGAGGAAAATGAAATGCGCTGGCATTTAAATTCAACGCTGCAAAATCCGAACAGTCGATACGAACTAAGAGCTGGCAGCGTGATTCCAGGAGTAATGATTAGTGGTATTTCTTCAGAATTACCAGGTCAAATTATCGCTCAAGTATCACAAAACGTATATGACACCGCTACCGGAAAATATCTTTTGATACCCCAAGGCACCAAGATATTGGGGCTTTATTCCAGCGATGTCCCTTTAGGTCAGTCTTCCGTATTAGTGGCTTGGCAACGCCTAGTGTTTCCAGACAGTAAAGCTCTGGATATCGGCTCTATGCCCGGTGCTGATAGTGCTGGATATGGTGGTTTTCGCGATCAGGTAGATCATCATTATGCAAGAATTTATGGTTCAGCGCTTTTAATGTCAGGCATTATTGCGGGTATTACTTATAGCCAAAATACAAATCAATCTAACCAATTGGGTTACGCCCAGCCCACAGCTGGCAGTGTCATGAGTCAGGCTCTAGGACAACAGTTGGGCGAGGTTACTTCACAACTGGTTTCAAAAAACCTGAATGTGTCTCCGACTATCAATGTCCGTCCAGGTTATCGTTTCAATATCATCGTAGTGAAAGATTTAACGTTTAAACAACCATATAAGCAATTTGCTTATCAATGA
- the trbJ gene encoding P-type conjugative transfer protein TrbJ has translation MKFKSMIIYCFALPVFAGGAPVFDIANWIQNGKMIATQLSEYKTQVDQYKNQMDQYQNMLDNTKSLTSFEWDNANSVINNLLESTDTIDYYKQEAGSLQGYLDRFQSQEYYQKTPCFNGTGQCSAEELRKIKQSRLAASVAEKRSNDAMLKGIDKQQQSLKNDSAKLRTLQSQAQGAAGQKQALQAASQLASNQSHQLLQIRGVLLAQQNAQAVKDAANANKEAIQTAGDEHFRSGAYHKSSGKKW, from the coding sequence ATGAAATTTAAATCCATGATTATTTATTGTTTTGCTTTACCAGTATTCGCGGGTGGTGCGCCTGTGTTTGACATTGCGAACTGGATTCAAAATGGAAAAATGATTGCAACTCAGCTTAGCGAGTATAAAACGCAAGTCGATCAATACAAAAATCAGATGGATCAATATCAAAACATGTTAGACAACACCAAATCACTGACTTCCTTTGAATGGGATAATGCCAACTCGGTTATTAATAATTTGCTTGAGTCGACTGATACCATTGATTACTACAAGCAGGAAGCTGGCAGCCTCCAAGGGTATCTTGACCGATTCCAAAGTCAGGAATACTACCAAAAGACCCCGTGTTTTAATGGCACGGGTCAATGTTCTGCTGAAGAACTTAGAAAAATCAAACAAAGCAGATTAGCGGCTTCTGTTGCTGAAAAACGCTCCAATGATGCAATGCTCAAAGGGATTGATAAACAACAACAGAGTTTGAAAAATGACTCTGCAAAGCTGCGTACTTTGCAATCTCAGGCACAAGGTGCTGCAGGCCAAAAACAGGCTCTTCAAGCTGCTTCTCAATTAGCAAGTAATCAATCCCATCAATTGCTTCAAATCAGAGGCGTGTTATTGGCGCAACAGAATGCCCAGGCTGTCAAAGATGCCGCGAATGCCAACAAAGAAGCGATACAGACTGCGGGAGATGAGCATTTCAGATCAGGGGCATACCATAAAAGCTCAGGAAAAAAATGGTAA
- the trbL gene encoding P-type conjugative transfer protein TrbL: MDSRDLLDNILQRFASTSALWSKTMLSYARYLFWSLASISMVWTYGLMALRRADIQEFLAETVRFFVVVGFFYWILDNGPAIAKAIIDSMRQLAAKASGINEHVSPSDIVDVGFDIVSKAIDSSSIWSPAATTVGLLVAGVILIILALVSINMLIILITAWILTYGGIVLLGFGGGRWTQDIAINYYKTVLGIALQAFAMILIIGIGKSFVDQYYAAMSENIMLKEMFVMLVVAVLLLVLIDKIPPALAGIVSGGGSGGGGGLGLGGAMGAAGIAGAAMTGAAGSVLAQSGGGLSALNAAFKAASQSTNSGDTSSLSGMDKGSKTGGLAEAMGTAAKFAGSFGSHLASGTMDVASEKANSFKEAIAEKIADTTGGKIAEAIQNKVDSPASESQESNAQNILSMGTPGGSFSSGTDTSDEVSQFVNQKASGESQ; encoded by the coding sequence ATGGATAGTCGTGACTTACTGGATAATATTTTACAACGGTTTGCCAGCACATCCGCGCTATGGAGCAAAACCATGTTGAGTTACGCAAGATATTTGTTCTGGTCTTTGGCCTCAATCAGTATGGTGTGGACTTACGGCTTGATGGCATTGCGAAGAGCAGACATTCAAGAATTCTTAGCTGAAACAGTACGGTTTTTTGTGGTTGTGGGTTTTTTCTATTGGATTTTAGACAATGGACCTGCAATTGCAAAAGCGATCATAGACTCGATGCGGCAACTTGCAGCCAAGGCATCAGGAATTAATGAGCATGTCTCTCCTTCTGATATTGTGGATGTTGGGTTTGATATTGTTTCAAAAGCCATAGACAGCTCATCCATCTGGTCACCTGCAGCAACTACAGTAGGATTACTCGTTGCAGGGGTTATTCTGATTATATTGGCTTTAGTCAGTATCAATATGCTCATTATCTTAATCACCGCATGGATTTTAACTTATGGTGGCATTGTTTTATTGGGGTTTGGCGGTGGCCGTTGGACTCAGGACATTGCAATTAACTACTACAAAACTGTGTTGGGGATTGCATTACAAGCTTTTGCCATGATTTTAATTATTGGTATTGGTAAATCCTTTGTAGATCAATATTACGCTGCAATGTCTGAAAACATCATGCTTAAAGAAATGTTTGTCATGCTGGTAGTTGCCGTACTGTTACTGGTTCTTATTGATAAAATTCCACCTGCTTTAGCAGGCATTGTGTCAGGAGGTGGTTCTGGTGGTGGCGGTGGTCTCGGTCTGGGTGGTGCTATGGGAGCTGCTGGAATAGCTGGGGCTGCCATGACGGGGGCTGCAGGTAGTGTACTTGCCCAAAGCGGTGGTGGATTATCCGCACTCAATGCGGCATTTAAAGCAGCCAGCCAATCAACCAACTCTGGCGATACAAGTTCTCTGTCAGGGATGGATAAAGGCTCTAAAACCGGTGGTTTAGCCGAAGCCATGGGAACAGCTGCCAAATTTGCAGGTTCTTTTGGTTCCCATTTAGCATCAGGTACTATGGATGTGGCCAGTGAAAAAGCAAACTCGTTTAAAGAGGCCATTGCTGAAAAAATTGCTGACACAACGGGTGGGAAAATTGCTGAGGCAATTCAGAACAAGGTAGATTCACCCGCTTCTGAATCGCAAGAATCCAACGCACAAAATATTCTGTCTATGGGTACTCCTGGAGGTAGCTTTAGTTCAGGTACTGATACATCAGATGAGGTCAGTCAGTTTGTGAACCAAAAGGCATCTGGAGAGAGCCAATGA
- a CDS encoding type IV secretory system conjugative DNA transfer family protein produces the protein MSQNKLNKAIGPQVREKNPGKANKTHTWLVICSFLISIQIGTQFFAHQFHYADVLGTSFAHIYMPWQIFNWAIKYQSYYPDSFNAAFGLIVMIDCLFLMMIVLASKYFKKNNVSDYLHGSARWANWEDLNRASLIGHDEGVYVGAFEDDKGEIHYLRHNGPEHVLTYAPTRSGKGVGLVIPTLLSWKQSCVITDLKGELWAMTAGWRQKHANNKVIRFEPATLKGSARWNPLNEIRVGTESEVGDVQNLATLVVDPDGKGLETHWQKTSQALLVGFILHAIYKLNNQGEPATFPNIDRMLVDPNINIADLLIEMTQYPHIEGKTHPVISASARDMIDRPEEEAGSVLSTLKSYLALYRDPVVAHNVSSSDFCIRDLMNHENPVSLYIVTQPNDKARLQPLVRVMINMIVRLLADKMEFERVSDDKGLSYVSAKKTYKHRLLCMIDEFPSLGKLDILQESLAFVAGYGLKFYLICQDINQLKSRERGYGPDETITSNCHIQNAYPPNRVETAEHLSKLTGQTTIVKEHITTSGKRFSTFLNQISKTIQEISRPLLTVDECLRMPGPKKDSNGLIVEAGDMVVYAAGFPAIYGKQPLYFKDPVFMARASVEAPIHSDILRVRLSEDEVIRL, from the coding sequence ATGAGCCAAAACAAACTGAATAAAGCCATAGGCCCTCAAGTCAGAGAAAAAAATCCTGGCAAGGCAAATAAAACGCATACCTGGTTAGTGATTTGTTCTTTTTTAATCAGCATACAAATTGGCACGCAGTTTTTCGCACATCAATTTCACTATGCTGATGTCTTGGGGACTTCATTCGCTCATATTTATATGCCTTGGCAGATTTTTAATTGGGCTATTAAATATCAATCTTATTACCCAGATTCGTTCAATGCTGCCTTTGGTCTGATTGTCATGATTGACTGTCTCTTTTTAATGATGATCGTGTTGGCTTCCAAATATTTTAAAAAGAACAATGTGAGTGATTACCTCCATGGTTCAGCCAGATGGGCTAATTGGGAGGACTTAAACCGTGCGAGCCTCATTGGACATGATGAAGGAGTTTATGTTGGAGCATTTGAAGATGACAAAGGAGAGATCCATTATTTGCGCCACAATGGACCTGAGCATGTTTTAACCTATGCACCAACACGCTCAGGGAAAGGAGTTGGTCTAGTGATCCCTACCCTTTTATCCTGGAAACAATCCTGCGTCATTACCGATTTAAAAGGTGAACTATGGGCAATGACCGCTGGATGGCGTCAGAAACATGCTAACAACAAAGTCATTCGATTTGAGCCGGCAACGTTAAAAGGAAGTGCACGCTGGAACCCACTAAATGAAATCAGAGTAGGTACAGAATCAGAGGTCGGTGACGTGCAAAACTTGGCAACACTTGTAGTTGATCCCGATGGTAAAGGATTGGAAACACATTGGCAGAAGACCTCTCAAGCCCTTTTAGTTGGTTTTATTCTGCATGCGATTTATAAACTGAACAATCAGGGAGAACCAGCTACATTTCCCAATATTGACCGTATGCTGGTTGATCCCAATATTAATATTGCCGACCTGCTCATTGAAATGACGCAATACCCGCATATTGAAGGAAAAACCCATCCTGTTATTTCAGCCTCTGCGCGTGACATGATAGACCGCCCCGAAGAAGAAGCAGGATCTGTATTATCTACTTTAAAATCTTATTTGGCGTTATACCGAGATCCGGTGGTAGCACATAACGTCTCGTCTTCCGATTTTTGTATTCGAGATTTGATGAACCATGAAAATCCTGTGAGTCTCTATATTGTTACTCAACCTAATGACAAGGCCAGGCTTCAACCTCTGGTTAGAGTAATGATTAATATGATAGTGAGACTATTGGCAGACAAAATGGAATTTGAGCGTGTATCCGATGACAAAGGATTATCTTATGTGAGTGCTAAAAAAACGTATAAACATCGACTGCTTTGCATGATTGATGAATTTCCAAGCCTTGGAAAACTCGATATTCTACAAGAGTCATTAGCTTTTGTTGCTGGTTATGGTTTAAAGTTTTACTTAATTTGTCAGGACATTAATCAGCTTAAAAGCCGTGAACGTGGCTATGGCCCTGATGAGACCATTACTTCTAATTGCCACATCCAAAATGCTTATCCACCCAACCGAGTTGAAACGGCAGAACATCTTTCCAAGCTGACAGGTCAAACGACGATTGTTAAAGAACACATCACCACCAGCGGTAAACGTTTTTCTACGTTCTTAAATCAAATATCAAAAACCATTCAGGAAATTTCGAGACCCCTTTTAACCGTTGATGAGTGTCTGCGTATGCCTGGGCCTAAAAAGGATTCAAATGGTTTAATTGTTGAAGCAGGCGACATGGTTGTTTATGCAGCGGGCTTTCCTGCAATTTATGGTAAACAGCCGCTTTATTTTAAAGATCCAGTGTTCATGGCTAGAGCCTCTGTAGAGGCACCTATTCACTCAGATATTTTACGTGTTCGTTTAAGTGAAGACGAGGTGATCCGGTTATGA
- the traF gene encoding conjugative transfer signal peptidase TraF, with protein MKKLSIIIAIVLISTIAAGSLFHSMDFRINLTESIPVGLYRITGAEPLRNAYVIFCPDDRQTFRLAKNRGYIDHGLYCNGYGYLMKKVVAVSGDILSVTNEGVFVNQMLIPYSKPKLQDGMNRALPQWQVMNYQLKVNEIMTMTSQSEWSFDGRYYGLVHTRQIKGMITPIWVINKREKTT; from the coding sequence ATGAAAAAACTGTCCATCATCATCGCTATTGTTTTGATAAGTACTATTGCTGCAGGCTCATTATTCCATTCTATGGACTTTAGGATAAATCTTACTGAATCCATTCCTGTAGGTTTATATCGCATCACCGGTGCAGAGCCGCTAAGAAATGCTTATGTGATTTTTTGCCCAGATGATAGGCAAACTTTCAGATTAGCCAAGAACAGAGGTTATATAGACCATGGTCTTTATTGTAATGGATATGGCTATTTAATGAAAAAAGTGGTGGCTGTATCTGGCGATATCCTCTCTGTGACAAATGAAGGAGTTTTTGTAAATCAAATGCTAATTCCTTATTCAAAACCAAAATTACAGGATGGGATGAACCGCGCTTTACCTCAATGGCAGGTAATGAATTATCAACTTAAAGTAAATGAAATCATGACGATGACCAGTCAAAGCGAATGGTCATTCGATGGTCGATACTATGGTCTTGTTCACACGAGACAAATCAAGGGAATGATCACACCCATATGGGTAATTAATAAACGGGAGAAAACCACATGA
- a CDS encoding zincin-like metallopeptidase domain-containing protein, whose protein sequence is MTKMPYHQVVANQIIESLKAGTAPWLKPWEPGTGNGQVPYNPITGKRYRGINALYLMLNQSDDNRWLTYKQAQSMEAQVRKGEKGTTIQYWKFHEEQIKQDDAGYPVLDEQGNPLKVQVNLERPKVFYATVFHASQIDNMPELITKEPHWSLIERAEKLLLNSGATITHSEADRAFYRLSTDSIHLPPKEQFKSAANYYATALHELGHWSGHPSRLDRDLGHPFGSDAYAKEELRAEIASMLLGAELGIGHDPSQHTAYIKSWIQVLEDEPLEIFRASADAEKIVNHLCALEQTQNIQLTELIEIKDEKLKEVAVMTSENITSEKVWLSIPFKQKEIAKSTIGKLPDGTPGIAWDKVQKCWYANLGVPVEKIKAWLPENQILTQDKTLPEDEFKAALVSLGAIVSGEHPIMDGKPHRISTEGDKNGEKAGFYVAHLDGIPAGYIKNNRTGAELNWKCKGYILTDEQKTTLKTEALEHQQTRQRELETKQKNTALRLKEKLSIMAEIVEPTPYMQAKGIEVHSGVYTDEERKLTCIPAIDCEGILWTVQYIAEDGTKRFAKDSRKEGCFHVLGGLEKLSGTPVIVIAEGYATAAAIKDATGLPAVVSAFDSGNLKPVAKALHDKYPNTPIIVAADDDKHLELTKGINPGKEKGKEAADSVNGFIILPAFAPGEQLSNPRQFSDFNDLANNSKLGLEGVKRQLKSKIDRYAKLNSRMLLSQKTNVVHIA, encoded by the coding sequence ATGACTAAAATGCCTTATCATCAAGTCGTTGCCAATCAAATTATTGAAAGCCTGAAAGCAGGAACAGCACCCTGGCTAAAACCATGGGAACCAGGCACAGGTAATGGTCAAGTTCCTTATAATCCAATAACAGGCAAACGTTATCGCGGGATTAATGCATTGTATTTAATGCTAAATCAAAGTGATGACAATCGCTGGTTAACCTACAAGCAAGCACAAAGCATGGAAGCTCAAGTACGCAAGGGAGAAAAAGGAACGACGATTCAATACTGGAAATTTCATGAAGAACAAATCAAACAAGATGATGCGGGTTATCCTGTGCTTGATGAGCAAGGTAATCCATTAAAAGTGCAGGTGAATCTTGAACGACCCAAGGTGTTTTATGCAACAGTATTTCATGCATCACAGATTGATAATATGCCCGAACTCATTACAAAAGAGCCGCACTGGTCCTTAATTGAAAGAGCAGAAAAACTACTGCTTAACTCTGGCGCCACCATTACTCATTCTGAAGCGGACAGAGCATTTTACAGATTATCGACTGATAGCATTCATCTTCCACCAAAAGAGCAATTTAAATCTGCAGCAAACTATTATGCCACTGCCCTGCATGAGCTTGGACATTGGAGCGGTCATCCTTCAAGACTGGATAGAGATTTAGGTCATCCCTTTGGTTCAGATGCCTATGCCAAAGAAGAATTGAGAGCAGAAATTGCAAGCATGCTTTTAGGTGCTGAGCTTGGTATAGGTCATGATCCTTCTCAACACACGGCATATATCAAATCGTGGATTCAAGTTCTGGAAGATGAGCCTTTAGAAATATTCAGAGCATCTGCAGATGCAGAAAAAATAGTTAATCACCTGTGTGCTTTAGAGCAAACCCAAAACATTCAACTAACAGAACTTATTGAAATCAAGGATGAGAAACTTAAAGAGGTAGCCGTTATGACTTCGGAAAACATCACTTCTGAAAAGGTCTGGTTAAGCATCCCCTTCAAACAAAAAGAGATAGCTAAATCCACAATAGGAAAACTCCCTGATGGAACACCAGGTATTGCCTGGGATAAAGTTCAAAAATGTTGGTATGCAAATCTTGGTGTCCCTGTTGAGAAAATCAAAGCCTGGCTTCCTGAAAATCAAATACTAACCCAGGATAAAACGCTTCCAGAAGATGAATTTAAAGCGGCATTGGTGAGCCTTGGTGCTATTGTTTCAGGTGAGCATCCAATTATGGATGGTAAACCTCATCGTATCTCCACAGAGGGTGATAAAAACGGTGAGAAAGCAGGATTTTATGTAGCTCATTTAGATGGCATTCCGGCTGGATATATTAAAAACAATCGAACGGGTGCTGAGCTTAATTGGAAATGTAAGGGTTACATTTTGACTGATGAACAGAAGACAACGCTTAAGACTGAAGCGCTTGAGCATCAACAGACTCGCCAACGTGAGCTTGAAACTAAACAAAAAAATACTGCATTAAGACTCAAGGAAAAATTATCAATAATGGCAGAGATTGTGGAACCCACACCTTACATGCAGGCTAAGGGTATTGAAGTTCATTCTGGCGTATATACTGATGAAGAAAGAAAACTAACCTGTATTCCGGCAATAGATTGCGAAGGAATACTTTGGACTGTTCAGTACATTGCTGAAGATGGCACCAAACGGTTTGCAAAAGATTCAAGAAAGGAAGGTTGTTTTCATGTATTGGGTGGTCTGGAAAAACTTTCAGGAACACCTGTCATTGTTATTGCTGAAGGTTATGCTACAGCTGCAGCTATAAAAGATGCAACTGGACTACCTGCTGTGGTCTCTGCCTTTGACTCCGGTAATCTCAAACCAGTCGCTAAAGCGCTACATGATAAATATCCCAATACTCCAATTATTGTGGCTGCAGATGATGACAAACACCTTGAGTTAACAAAGGGTATTAACCCTGGGAAAGAAAAAGGAAAAGAGGCAGCAGATTCAGTTAATGGATTCATCATTCTACCGGCCTTTGCTCCAGGAGAGCAGTTATCAAACCCTCGACAGTTTAGCGATTTTAATGATCTGGCTAACAACAGTAAGTTAGGGCTCGAGGGAGTGAAACGACAATTAAAATCAAAAATTGATAGATATGCTAAGTTAAATAGCCGTATGCTATTATCGCAAAAGACCAATGTGGTTCATATTGCATAA
- a CDS encoding multicopper oxidase domain-containing protein: MLPKSTVKVQFDSDNPGNWMMHCHMLYHQETGMMTLMTYQDIKLPDLTSHH, from the coding sequence GTGTTGCCGAAATCAACTGTTAAGGTTCAATTTGATTCCGATAATCCGGGCAACTGGATGATGCATTGTCATATGCTTTATCATCAAGAGACTGGGATGATGACTCTGATGACTTATCAGGATATTAAATTACCAGACTTAACAAGCCATCATTGA